In Seriola aureovittata isolate HTS-2021-v1 ecotype China chromosome 17, ASM2101889v1, whole genome shotgun sequence, a genomic segment contains:
- the maptb gene encoding microtubule-associated protein tau encodes MQQVTMVTAASSPSMQQQRSRPPLSEQLQGGAADRRTAAAAEPGGVMMDGDSAPPRDGSDQHEQMMMEDHDSLSFLDTGRTEEGQEVKEQQEDGDEQTGSSTEELKRRHEEEEQTDNPCFSSTPLPDEEEEKEVTKNPGTPSSSSTPPRDEEEEEEKGAAVMSAEEEQEESTQLHPSQEVKKTSAQSSSESPAEEQLDVQTPPVLPPSEDQEALADETSTPQTSGALSREKGCLISTSAPPSRARGKTSASPTKLAGPARKSSSPPPLTKAEKSAEETGKASRTTGGARAAKMISAKSTESVDGVSPGSRSPASRSSTPNRDVKKVAVVRTPPRSPGPARGRTPPLTSHPMPDLSNVRSKVGSTENLKHTPGGGKVQIVNKKLDLGNVASKCGSKDNIHHKPGGGKVEIKSEKVAFKVVQSKVGSLENVTHVPGGGKKKIESQKLTFREQARARTDHGADIIVQSDSSPHHLSNTSSPGSINAAEAPPLDTLADQVSASLAKQGL; translated from the exons atgcagcaggttaccatggtaacagcagcctcctctcccagcatgcagcagcagcggagCCGCCCCCCCCTCTCAGAGCAGTTGCAGGgtggagcagcagacagacggacagcagctgcagcagaacccGGAG GAGTGATGATGGATGGAGACTCGGCCCCCCCCAGAGATGGCTCCGACCAGCATGAGCAAATGATGATGGAAG ACCACGACTCTCTCAGTTTTCTGGACACAGGCCGAACAGAGGAGgggcaggaggtgaaggaacAGCAAGAAGATGGAGATGAACAGACGGGGAGCAGCACTGAGGAACTGAAGAGGAGGcatgaagaggaggaacagacagacaatcCCTGCTTCTCCTCCACACCTCTTcctgatgaagaggaggagaaagaagtcaCGAAGAACCCAGGGActcccagctcctcctccacacctcctcgtgatgaagaggaggaggaggagaaaggagcaGCTGTGATGTCAGCTGAGGAAGAGCAAGAGGAGTCCACACAGCTCCACCCTTCCCAGGAGGTCAAAAAAACGAGCGCACAGTCCAGCTCAGAGTCTCCTGCTGAGGAGCAGCTGGATGTCCAAACACCTCCCGTCCTTCCACCCTCTGAAGATCAGGAGGCCCTGGCTGATGAAACAAGCACTCCTCAGACCAGCGGCGCGCTCAGCAGAGAGAAGGGATGTTTGATTTCGACTTCAGCTCCTCCCTCCAGAGCGAGAGGCAAAACAAGCGCTTCTCCAACTAAGCTGGCTGGTCCAGCTAGGAAATCAagttctcctcctcccctgacTAAAG caGAAAAGTCAGCTGAAGAAACTGGGAAG GCCTCCAGGACAACGGGAGGCGCCAGAGCAGCCAAGATGATCTCAGCCAAGAGTACAG agtcAGTGGATGGAGTCAGTCCAGGAAGTCGTTCTCCGGCAAGTCGGTCCTCCACTCCAAACAGAGACGTCAAGAAG GTGGCTGTGGTCCGGACTCCTCCCAGGTCTCCCGGTCCTGCTCGTGGACGGACGCCTCCCCTAACCTCCCACCCTATGCCTGACCTCAGTAACGTGAGGTCAAAGGTTGGATCCACGGAgaacctgaaacacacacctggaggGGGCAAG gttcAGATTGTTAACAAAAAGTTGGATCTTGGTAATGTGGCGTCAAAATGTGGCTCCAAAGACAACATCCACCACAaaccag GTGGAGGGAAGGTGGAGATTAAATCAGAGAAGGTGGCTTTTAAAGTGGTTCAGTCTAAAGTGGGTTCTCTGGAGAACGTCACTCATGTTccaggaggagggaagaagaag ATTGAAAGTCAGAAACTGACCTTCAGAGAGCAGGCCAGAGCCCGAACTGACCACGGTGCTGACATCATCGTCCAGTCTGACTCTTCCCCTCATCACCTTAGCAACACTTCCTCCCCTGGGAGCATTAACGCTGCCGAAGCTCCGCCCCTTGACACCCTGGCCGACCAG GTGTCAGCCTCCCTTGCCAAACAAGGCCTGTGA
- the cdc27 gene encoding cell division cycle protein 27 homolog codes for MTVLQEPVQAAVWQALNHYAYLDAVFLAERLYAEVRSEEALYLLATCYYRSGKPYKAYRLLKAHSCSTPQVRFLLAKCCVELSKLAEGEQVLIGGVLNKQKSQDDIITEFGDSASYTLSLLGHIYCKTDRVAKGAECFQRSLTLNPFLWSPFQNLCHLGEKPDPDQVFKLSSLQNSSIAPPPPSVSPAQNPSHRLDTALMETPQDTLELNRLNLESSNGKLTSDLSVSYIDSSLISPETGSLLANTVSMASAGSLLAKQNKPKSGRSLLGGPAALSPLTPSFGILPLEPSPGDPTYLQNYSATMETQTTAPSKKSVSRISQSKSVFSQSGNSRDVLPIPFNQSQTSAPHTSGSPQVLSPSMSGPPNVQPRRSSRLFTSASSTAKENSKKLKMKFPTKIPNRKTKCKSAKTSNSSNLNESLDILRLDPGLSLPDTKIPQYQRAAADSVMALLRELGRGYQALCSYNCREAINILTSLPPQHYNTGWVLTHIGRAYFELAEYTQAERLFSEVRRIESYRVEGMEIYSTTLWHLQKDVALSALSKDLTDMDKNCPEAWCVAGNCFSLQREHDIAIKFFQRAIQVDPGFAYAYTLLGHEFVLTEELDRALACFRNAIRVNNRHYNAWYGLGMIYYKQEKFNLAEIHFKKALSINPQSSVLLCHIGVVQHALKKSDAALETLNRAIGIDPKNPLCKFHRASILFANDKYKAALQELEELKQIVPKESLVYFLIGKVYKKLGQTHLALMNFSWAMDLDPKGANNQIKEAIDKRYLPEDEAAEVDDSQDSSIMTDADDTQLHTAESDDVL; via the exons ATGACGGTGCTGCAGGAACCTGTCCAG GCTGCAGTATGGCAGGCTCTGAACCACTATGCCTACCTGGACGCTGTTTTCCTCGCTGAGAGACTCTATGCTGAAG tGAGGTCAGAGGAGGCCCTCTACCTGTTGGCTACCTGTTATTACCGCTCGGGGAAGCCATACAAAGCGTACCGGCTGCTGAAGGCTCACAGCTGCTCCACGCCGCAGGTTCGATTCCTGCTGGCAAAATGCTGCGTCGAACTCAGCAA gcTGGCTGAAGGAGAACAGGTTCTCATTGGTGGAGTGCTGAACAAACAGAAGAGtcaggatgacatcatcacagagtTTGGAGACTCCGCCTCTTACACACTGTCATTACTGGGACATATTTACTG caAGACAGATCGTGTTGCTAAAGGTGCAGAGTGTTTCCAGAGAAGTTTAACTCTCAATCCGTTCCTCTGGTCGCCTTTCCAGAACCTCTGTCACCtag GGGAGAAACCAGATCCAGACCAGGTCTTCAAGTTGTCCTCTCTACAGAACTCCTCTATAGCCCCACCCCCTCCATCTGTTAGTCCTGCCCAGAATCCCTCCCACCGTCTAGACACCGCCCTCATGGAGACACCACAGGACACACTG gaGTTGAATCGTTTGAATCTCGAGTCATCAAATGGAAAGCTGACGTCTGATTTGTCGGTCTCCTACATTGACTCCTCCCTCATATCCCCGGAGACTGGTTCCCTACTGGCTAACACGGTTTCCATGGCGTCAGCTGGCTCCTTATTGGCTAAGCAGAACAAGCCAAAGAGTGGGAGGAGTTTACTGGGAGGACCTGCTGCACTGAGTCCACTGACGCCCAG ttttggAATCCTGCCCCTGGAGCCCAGCCCTGGAGACCCCACATATCTACAGAACTATTCAGCTACCATGGAAACGCAAACTACAGCTCCCAGCAAGAAg tctgtctctagGATAAgtcagtcaaagtctgtcttcaGTCAGAGTGGAAACAGCAGAGATGTTCTCCCTATCCCCTTCAACCAATCACAGACCTCTGCACCTCACACCAG tggcTCCCCGCAGGTCCTTAGTCCAAGTATGTCTGGTCCTCCGAACGTTCAGCCCAGAAGAAGCTCCAGACTGTTTACTAGTGCCAGCTCTACTGCCAAG GAGAACAGTAAGAAGCTGAAGATGAAGTTCCCCACAAAGATCCCcaacagaaaaactaaatgtaaatcAGCAAAGACGTCAAACAGCAGCAACCTGAACGAGAGTCTGGACATCCTGAGACTGGATCCAGGTCTGAGTCTACCAGACACCAAGATCCCCCAGTAccagagagcagctgcag acagtGTGATGGCTTTGCTACGGGAACTGGGGCGTGGTTACCAGGCGCTGTGCTCCTATAACTGCAGAGAAGCCATCAACATCCtgacctccctccctccccagcaCTACAACACTGGCTGGGTCCTCACTCACATCGGCAGGGCCTACTTTGAGCTGGCTGAGTACACACAG GCGGAGCGTCTGTTCAGTGAGGTTCGCAGGATCGAGTCGTACAGAGTTGAAGGGATGGAGATTTACTCGACCACTCTGTGGCACCTGCAGAAAGACGTGGCTCTGTCAGCCCTGTCCAAAGACCTGACCGACATGGACAAGAACTGTCCTGAG gccTGGTGTGTAGCAGGAAACTGTTTCAGTCTGCAGAGGGAGCATGACATCGCCATAAAGTTCTTCCAGAGAGCCATCCAG gTGGACCCAGGCTTTGCATATGCGTACACTCTGTTGGGTCATGAGTTTGTTCTGACAGAGGAGCTGGACCGAGCACTTGCCTGCTTCCGAAACGCCATCAGAGTCAACAACCGACACTACAATGCATG GTACGGTCTGGGGATGATTTACTACAAACAGGAGAAGTTCAATTTGGCAGAAATCCACTTCAAGAAAGCTCTGAGCATCAACCCTCAGagctctgtgctgctctgccACATCGGAGTG gtgcagcATGCGCTGAAGAAGTCTGATGCAGCTTTAGAGACTCTGAACAGAGCGATCGGGATCGACCCTAAAAACCCGCTCTGCAAGTTCCACCGAGCATCTATACTGTTCGCCAATGACAAGTACAAG gcaGCTCTTCAGGAGTTGGAGGAGTTGAAACAGATTGTTCCCAAAGAGTCTCTGGTTTACTTCCTGATAGGAAAG GTGTATAAGAAGCTGGGTCAGACTCACCTGGCTCTGATGAACTTCAGCTGGGCAATGGATCTGGATCCTAAAGGAGCAAACAACCAGATCAAAGAGGCCATCGATAAGAGATACCTGCCAGAGGACGAAG CAGCGGAGGTGGACGACAGTCAAGACAGCAGCATCATGACGGACGCTGACGACACACAGCTCCACACGGCTGAGAGTGATGATGTCCTTTAA
- the gh1 gene encoding somatotropin, with protein MDRVVLLLSVLSLGVSSQPITDSQHLFSIAVSRIQNLHLLAQRLFSNFESTLQTEDQRQLNKIFLQDFCNSDYIISPIDKHETQRSSVLKLLSISYRLVESWEFSSRFLSGGSALRNQISPRLSELKTGIQLLITANQDGAEMFSDVSALQLAPYGNFYQSLGGEELLRRNYELLACFKKDMHKVETYLTVAKCRLSPEANCTL; from the exons ATGGACAGAG tTGTCCTTCTGCTGTCAGTCCTGTCTCTGGGCGTCtcctctcagccaatcacagacagCCAGCATCTGTTCTCCATCGCTGTCAGCAGAATCCAAAACCTCCACCTGCTCGCTCAGAGACTCTTCTCCAACTTC GAGAGTACTCTGCAGACGGAGGACCAGCGTCAACTCAACAAAATCTTCCTACAGGATTTCTGTAACTCTGATTACATCATCAGTCCCATTGACAAGCATGAGACACAACGCAGCTCT GTTCTGAAGCTGTTATCGATCTCCTATCGATTGGTGGAGTCTTGGGAGTTCTCCAGTCGCTTTCTGTCTGGAGGTTCTGCTCTGAGGAACCAGATTTCACCCAGACTGTCTGAACTCAAGACAGGAATCCAACTGCTGATCACA GCCAATCAGGACGGAGCAGAGATGTTCTCTGACGTCTCGGCCCTCCAGCTCGCTCCATATGGAAACTTCTATCAGAGTCTGGGAGGCGAAGAGTTGCTGAGACGAAACTACGAATTGCTGGCCTGTTTCAAGAAGGACATGCACAAG gtgGAGACGTACCTGACGGTGGCTAAATGTCGGCTCTCTCCAGAAGCTAACTGCACCCTGTAG